A window from Kovacikia minuta CCNUW1 encodes these proteins:
- a CDS encoding amidohydrolase family protein yields MSDRNGSLKITNARLPERSGLWEIAISQGVIKKVAESIPDRAPAILDAQGQLLIPGLVDAHMHLDKVFLLDRCQRIEGTFDEALRETLQAKRAFTVEDIQIRARRAIEQAISFGTTLMRSHVEVDPSVGLTAIHSLLPLKAQYCWGLTLQLAIFAQEGITNQPGTEALLRQAMALGGDAIGSAPYVDPDPEQNIRTIFDLAQEFDCDVDFHLDFLDDSKSLLLPFVIAETNRRGWQGRVCLGHMTKLAGLPPAELAAIAPAIRDAGISILALPASDLYMMSRKDTHNVRRGVAPVHTLAQLGINSGLATNNVQNLFTPFGDGDVLKICTLLSQILHLGTIAHHEQCLGMATTQAAKAIGIHNYGIKPGNMADLVLLNATSVTEAIGAAPCDRTVIKSGRVVAQSQLKRQLFSTNAL; encoded by the coding sequence ATGAGCGATCGCAATGGGAGTTTAAAGATTACGAATGCCCGGTTGCCAGAACGATCGGGTTTATGGGAAATTGCAATTTCTCAGGGAGTCATTAAAAAAGTTGCGGAATCCATTCCCGATCGTGCTCCAGCCATCCTCGACGCTCAGGGGCAATTGCTGATTCCCGGATTGGTCGATGCGCACATGCATCTGGATAAGGTGTTTTTGCTTGATCGTTGTCAGCGGATTGAGGGCACTTTTGATGAAGCCCTGCGAGAAACCCTACAAGCAAAACGGGCATTTACGGTAGAAGATATTCAAATAAGAGCACGACGGGCGATCGAACAGGCAATTTCGTTTGGTACTACGCTGATGCGATCGCACGTTGAAGTTGATCCCAGTGTTGGCTTAACAGCGATCCATTCGCTCCTACCCTTAAAAGCACAGTATTGTTGGGGTTTAACCCTCCAACTGGCTATTTTTGCTCAGGAAGGAATCACCAATCAGCCTGGAACGGAAGCTCTCCTGCGTCAGGCAATGGCATTGGGAGGAGATGCGATCGGTTCGGCTCCCTATGTAGACCCTGATCCGGAGCAAAACATTCGCACCATCTTTGACCTTGCCCAGGAATTTGACTGTGATGTGGACTTCCACCTCGATTTTTTAGATGACAGTAAATCCCTACTGTTGCCGTTTGTCATTGCAGAAACAAATCGTCGGGGTTGGCAGGGGCGCGTTTGTCTGGGACACATGACCAAACTAGCAGGTTTACCTCCCGCAGAATTGGCGGCGATCGCCCCCGCAATTCGGGATGCGGGTATCTCCATCCTGGCGTTACCCGCTTCTGATCTCTACATGATGTCTCGCAAAGATACCCACAATGTCCGACGGGGGGTTGCGCCAGTTCATACCCTGGCGCAACTGGGAATTAACAGCGGGTTGGCAACCAACAATGTGCAAAATCTGTTTACCCCGTTTGGAGATGGGGATGTGCTGAAAATTTGTACCCTATTGTCACAGATACTTCATTTAGGGACGATCGCCCATCACGAACAGTGTCTGGGAATGGCAACGACTCAAGCAGCAAAAGCGATCGGGATTCACAATTACGGAATTAAACCGGGAAACATGGCTGATCTGGTGCTTCTCAATGCAACTTCTGTAACGGAGGCGATCGGCGCGGCTCCTTGCGATCGCACGGTTATTAAAAGTGGACGTGTTGTCGCCCAGAGTCAATTAAAACGACAACTTTTTTCGACTAACGCTTTATAA
- a CDS encoding DUF928 domain-containing protein translates to MRLKHLFALFAPYLGLGLGLFVCSLPLLAVAVEFKPPRRGLPGRREGAGTRDPAACVRGNPSQLTAIMPQTNLGLTTAAYPRFFWYIPKTRAKLAEFRLVSGGEAASQDATAQTDKTPIYTATFSITGTPGIASLSIPRHATIPPLTVGQDYQWSLALVCNPDNRKQDIRVNGWVQRITPTADLTNKLVKASPNDRLRLYADNGIWFNTLSTLAELRCTNPQDASLVASWTELLKSVKLTTIAEQPLIQQCGEN, encoded by the coding sequence ATGCGCCTGAAACACCTTTTTGCGCTTTTTGCGCCCTACCTGGGGTTGGGGCTGGGGTTGTTTGTTTGTAGTCTACCCCTACTAGCAGTGGCAGTTGAGTTCAAACCTCCGAGGCGCGGTCTGCCAGGGCGCAGAGAGGGAGCAGGCACCCGTGACCCTGCTGCCTGTGTACGGGGAAATCCGTCCCAACTAACCGCGATTATGCCTCAAACTAATCTGGGGTTAACAACGGCTGCCTACCCAAGGTTCTTTTGGTATATCCCTAAAACCAGAGCAAAGCTGGCTGAATTCAGGTTAGTAAGCGGGGGTGAAGCAGCGAGCCAGGATGCAACAGCGCAAACAGACAAAACTCCCATCTACACCGCAACATTTAGCATTACTGGTACACCCGGCATTGCCAGCCTGAGTATTCCCAGGCATGCCACCATTCCTCCCCTGACCGTTGGTCAGGATTATCAGTGGTCTCTGGCACTTGTTTGCAATCCTGATAATCGTAAGCAGGATATTCGTGTCAACGGCTGGGTGCAACGGATTACCCCAACCGCTGATTTAACGAACAAACTGGTAAAAGCAAGTCCCAACGATCGCCTCCGTCTGTATGCCGACAATGGCATTTGGTTCAACACTCTCAGCACGCTGGCAGAGCTTCGTTGTACCAATCCCCAGGATGCTTCCCTGGTAGCCAGTTGGACAGAATTACTGAAGTCCGTGAAGCTGACGACGATCGCAGAACAACCCCTGATTCAGCAGTGTGGTGAGAATTAA